One Frankia alni ACN14a DNA window includes the following coding sequences:
- a CDS encoding efflux RND transporter periplasmic adaptor subunit has product MRIPRGRAGVVVIAAVVVVAVGGGLLGWALSGDAGTPASSRLVAASVGQIRQTVSATGTLEPTRQANLSFAVSGEVTAVKVAVGDKVQVGQTLATIDSAALATTAAQARATVANDQAKVASDQASGVTGAQLTADEATLTSAQDAAGAAQRNLAASAMTSPIAGTVAVVNLTVGQQLAGGSGSGSAGGSGSGGGSGSGSGGGSGSGGLGGNGGGSGSGASSSLTSSSSSASGAQIVVVGTDSYLVNATVDDTAIGQLKTGDQAVITPTGSTGATTVAARAGRSGGIAGSGGAAGSGGTGGTGGTGAGLSGAGGSGTIYGTVGTIGLIATSTSGLASYPVTINVTGTPTGLHPGAGADVSIIVRQLSDVLTVPSQALHTSGSQTVVYRMRGGRQVSTVVTTGATSGAQTQITSGLVAGDQVVVPVVGGSTTRARTGGTGGGFGGGAGGGFRGGGFGGGTGFGGGTGTGFGGGGFGGRATG; this is encoded by the coding sequence GTGCGGATTCCCCGGGGCCGTGCCGGCGTCGTCGTGATTGCCGCCGTCGTCGTCGTCGCCGTCGGCGGCGGCCTGCTCGGTTGGGCCCTGAGCGGGGATGCGGGCACGCCGGCCTCGTCCAGGCTCGTCGCGGCGAGCGTCGGGCAGATCCGCCAGACCGTGAGTGCGACCGGCACCCTCGAACCGACCCGGCAGGCCAACCTCTCGTTCGCCGTGTCCGGCGAGGTCACCGCGGTCAAGGTCGCCGTGGGCGACAAGGTGCAGGTCGGGCAGACCCTCGCCACCATCGACTCGGCGGCGCTCGCCACCACGGCCGCCCAGGCACGGGCGACGGTGGCGAACGACCAGGCGAAGGTCGCCTCCGACCAGGCGTCGGGGGTAACTGGCGCGCAGCTCACGGCCGACGAGGCCACGCTGACCTCGGCGCAGGACGCGGCGGGCGCGGCGCAGCGCAACCTCGCCGCGAGCGCGATGACGTCGCCGATCGCCGGGACGGTCGCCGTGGTCAACCTCACCGTCGGCCAGCAGCTCGCCGGCGGGTCGGGCAGCGGATCCGCCGGCGGGTCCGGCTCGGGCGGTGGCTCCGGCTCCGGCTCGGGCGGTGGCTCGGGTTCGGGCGGCCTGGGCGGGAACGGCGGCGGGTCCGGCTCGGGCGCGTCGTCCTCGCTGACGTCGTCGTCGTCCTCGGCGTCCGGTGCCCAGATCGTCGTGGTCGGCACGGACTCCTACCTGGTCAACGCGACCGTCGACGACACGGCGATCGGCCAGCTCAAGACCGGCGACCAGGCCGTCATCACCCCGACCGGCTCGACCGGCGCCACGACCGTCGCCGCCCGGGCGGGCCGCTCGGGCGGGATCGCCGGCTCGGGCGGAGCAGCCGGCTCGGGCGGGACGGGTGGGACGGGTGGCACGGGTGCGGGTCTGTCGGGCGCCGGCGGGTCGGGGACGATCTACGGCACCGTGGGCACGATCGGCCTCATCGCGACCAGCACCTCCGGGCTCGCCAGCTACCCGGTGACCATCAACGTCACGGGCACCCCGACCGGTCTGCACCCGGGCGCCGGCGCCGACGTCTCGATCATCGTCCGGCAGCTCTCCGACGTCCTGACCGTCCCCAGTCAGGCGCTGCACACCTCGGGGTCGCAGACCGTCGTCTATCGGATGCGCGGCGGCCGTCAGGTCTCCACGGTGGTGACCACCGGCGCCACCTCGGGGGCGCAGACCCAGATCACCTCCGGGCTCGTCGCCGGTGACCAGGTCGTCGTCCCGGTCGTCGGCGGCTCGACCACCCGGGCCCGGACGGGCGGTACCGGCGGTGGGTTCGGCGGTGGCGCGGGCGGCGGGTTCCGAGGCGGTGGTTTCGGCGGCGGCACCGGCTTCGGCGGCGGCACCGGCACCGGCTTCGGCGGCGGCGGCTTCGGTGGGCGGGCCACCGGATGA